In Streptomyces sp. NBC_00569, a single genomic region encodes these proteins:
- a CDS encoding PQQ-dependent sugar dehydrogenase, producing MVQRPGVQPVLAVLACASILFTAGCSSGGGGPSDSRRSASPGSSEPGTSASGNSGGDTGPVKGSVKVVRTVAEGLNSPWGLAPLPGGGLLVSSRDKATITRVDTKTGKKTEVGTVPGVVPGGEGGLLGLALSPSFASDHWLYAYFTAKSDNRIVRMRYDAKKPPGDQLGAPETVFKGIPKGTNHNGGRIAFGPDKLLYAGTGETYVKKYAQDKKSPGGKILRMTPDGRPAPGNPFGDSVVYTYGHRNVQGLAWDKDKHLWASEFGQDTWDELNLIVPGDNYGWPDVEGKSGKSGFHDPVAVWHTSEASPSGIAYAEGSIWMAGLRGERLWRIPLKGTGVAAEPQAFLIDKATEEGTYGRLRTVVAAGRNKLWLTTSNTDSRGTPRKGDDRILELEVS from the coding sequence ATCGTGCAACGTCCCGGTGTGCAGCCCGTGTTGGCCGTGTTGGCCTGCGCCTCGATCCTGTTCACGGCGGGGTGTTCCTCGGGTGGCGGCGGTCCGTCGGACAGCCGGCGCAGCGCCTCCCCCGGCTCGTCCGAACCAGGAACGTCCGCTTCCGGGAACTCGGGGGGCGACACCGGTCCGGTGAAGGGTTCGGTGAAGGTGGTGCGCACGGTCGCCGAGGGCCTGAATTCCCCCTGGGGTCTGGCTCCGCTGCCGGGCGGCGGCCTGCTGGTGTCCTCGCGGGACAAGGCGACGATCACGCGGGTCGACACGAAGACGGGCAAGAAGACCGAGGTCGGCACGGTGCCCGGGGTGGTCCCTGGCGGCGAGGGCGGACTGCTCGGCCTGGCCCTCTCCCCGTCGTTCGCCTCCGACCACTGGCTCTACGCGTACTTCACCGCGAAGTCGGACAACCGCATCGTGCGGATGCGGTACGACGCGAAGAAGCCGCCGGGTGACCAGCTGGGCGCGCCCGAGACGGTGTTCAAGGGCATCCCGAAGGGCACGAACCACAACGGCGGGCGCATCGCGTTCGGCCCGGACAAGCTGCTCTACGCGGGCACGGGCGAGACGTACGTGAAGAAGTACGCGCAGGACAAGAAGTCCCCGGGCGGCAAGATCCTCCGGATGACCCCGGACGGCAGACCGGCGCCCGGAAATCCCTTCGGCGACTCCGTGGTCTATACGTACGGTCACCGCAATGTGCAGGGGCTCGCCTGGGACAAGGACAAGCATCTGTGGGCCTCGGAGTTCGGCCAGGACACGTGGGACGAGCTCAACCTGATCGTGCCGGGTGACAACTACGGCTGGCCCGACGTGGAGGGCAAGAGCGGCAAGTCCGGCTTCCACGATCCGGTGGCCGTGTGGCACACGTCCGAGGCGTCACCGAGCGGCATCGCCTACGCGGAGGGCTCGATCTGGATGGCGGGCCTGAGAGGCGAGCGGCTGTGGCGGATCCCCCTGAAGGGGACGGGGGTGGCGGCCGAGCCCCAGGCCTTCCTCATCGACAAGGCGACCGAGGAGGGCACGTACGGAAGGTTGCGCACGGTGGTCGCCGCGGGCCGGAACAAGCTGTGGCTGACGACGAGCAACACGGACTCGAGAGGCACGCCCCGGAAGGGCGACGACCGGATCCTGGAGCTGGAGGTGTCCTGA